One stretch of Actinopolymorpha sp. NPDC004070 DNA includes these proteins:
- a CDS encoding DUF222 domain-containing protein translates to LDRTVTLTARALARDELSFRHAQVIAGAIKDLPKWVSLEQRLEAEEYLIAESKRRNPDDVRLLGRHLLRVLAPEEWEKRLGKELDDAERPAERSRSLKYVPNGVPGSETVVIKLPVLEMEVLRKLVEALVARDTRPEPDDRPLDQKRGDAFAELVARWAEWEASPNRGRGRDCVTVLIDLHNLMNGVGFGTIDDLNPVRPMPCGCQTPDAQRQAQRKARRQAKGQSQDENTKRTEGSESGQPWSGESGPDKTRPGTAKTKPAGSNPTQKTDGTGDASGTGGTEPSDNAEPSDNAEPAAAPDANTNATMGATAQPGVDEGVVDQDLADGPGETTRPADTNDPHTDADPGETTDPREPTQAADAEDRGRPGGQRTTSSRNSQPDKEKPPPDTAGLADRIPEPRAPGQHSQPNTATGTAPETGTDPDAGREAGTGLGADPETDTGPEDWDLGAQDDADTDLPEGAAGPEDAHEPSDPDDPDDPAGRIDPHDGCSKCGGGGSVRILGLRGEPISVATVRRMACDANIIPVVLGGNGEVLDVGMADRFFTEAQRRALAVRDGSHCHFPGCQVPERRCIAHHMNPWDDFGPTDLDNGVLLCKAHHTFVHHRGWQVRMGAHGHPEYVPPEWVDPQQKVQRP, encoded by the coding sequence CTGGACCGGACGGTGACCCTGACCGCGCGGGCTCTCGCTCGGGATGAGTTGTCGTTCCGGCACGCGCAGGTGATCGCGGGGGCGATCAAGGACCTGCCCAAGTGGGTCAGCCTCGAACAGCGCCTGGAGGCCGAGGAGTACCTGATCGCGGAGTCGAAGCGGCGTAACCCCGACGACGTGCGCCTGCTGGGACGGCACCTGCTGCGGGTGTTGGCGCCGGAGGAGTGGGAGAAGCGGCTGGGTAAGGAACTCGACGATGCCGAACGCCCTGCGGAACGATCCCGCTCCCTGAAGTACGTGCCGAACGGTGTTCCGGGATCGGAGACGGTAGTGATCAAGCTGCCGGTGCTGGAGATGGAAGTCCTCCGCAAGCTGGTCGAGGCGCTGGTCGCCCGTGACACCCGTCCCGAGCCCGACGACCGTCCCCTGGACCAAAAACGCGGGGACGCGTTCGCGGAGTTGGTCGCCAGGTGGGCTGAATGGGAAGCCTCGCCCAACCGCGGCCGAGGACGCGACTGCGTCACCGTCCTGATCGATCTGCACAACCTGATGAACGGCGTCGGGTTCGGCACCATCGACGACCTCAACCCCGTCCGCCCCATGCCCTGCGGCTGCCAAACCCCCGACGCCCAACGCCAAGCCCAACGCAAAGCCCGGCGCCAGGCCAAGGGCCAGTCCCAGGACGAGAACACCAAGCGCACCGAGGGTTCTGAGTCGGGACAGCCCTGGTCGGGAGAGTCCGGGCCAGACAAGACCCGCCCCGGCACCGCAAAGACCAAGCCTGCCGGCTCCAACCCCACCCAGAAGACCGACGGCACCGGCGACGCCAGCGGCACCGGCGGCACCGAGCCGAGCGACAACGCCGAGCCGAGCGACAACGCCGAGCCCGCGGCGGCGCCCGATGCGAACACCAACGCCACCATGGGGGCTACGGCGCAACCCGGCGTTGACGAAGGGGTCGTCGATCAGGACCTGGCGGACGGCCCCGGCGAGACAACCCGGCCAGCCGACACCAACGACCCACACACGGACGCCGACCCGGGCGAGACGACAGACCCGCGCGAACCGACCCAGGCGGCCGACGCCGAGGACCGTGGTCGTCCCGGCGGCCAGAGGACGACGAGTAGCCGCAATAGTCAACCGGACAAGGAGAAACCACCACCGGATACCGCGGGCCTTGCGGACCGGATACCCGAACCGCGAGCACCCGGGCAGCACTCACAACCGAACACCGCCACCGGAACGGCCCCCGAGACCGGAACTGACCCCGACGCCGGAAGGGAAGCTGGAACGGGTCTCGGAGCCGACCCGGAAACAGATACCGGGCCCGAGGACTGGGACCTCGGGGCACAAGACGACGCCGACACCGATCTGCCCGAGGGTGCGGCGGGACCGGAGGATGCCCACGAACCCAGCGACCCCGACGACCCCGACGACCCCGCCGGCCGCATCGACCCGCACGACGGCTGCAGCAAATGCGGAGGCGGTGGCTCGGTGCGGATCCTGGGCCTGCGCGGCGAGCCGATCTCGGTTGCCACCGTCCGGCGGATGGCGTGTGACGCGAACATCATCCCGGTGGTGCTGGGCGGCAACGGTGAGGTCCTCGACGTCGGCATGGCCGACCGGTTCTTCACCGAGGCGCAACGCCGGGCTTTGGCAGTCCGCGATGGATCCCACTGTCACTTCCCGGGCTGTCAGGTCCCCGAACGCCGCTGCATCGCGCACCACATGAACCCCTGGGACGACTTCGGGCCGACGGACCTCGACAACGGAGTTCTCCTGTGCAAGGCCCATCACACCTTCGTCCACCACCGAGGCTGGCAGGTGCGGATGGGCGCACATGGCCACCCGGAGTACGTTCCGCCGGAGTGGGTGGACCCGCAGCAGAAGGTGCAACGACCCTGA